A genomic segment from Carassius auratus strain Wakin unplaced genomic scaffold, ASM336829v1 scaf_tig00216384, whole genome shotgun sequence encodes:
- the LOC113097730 gene encoding transforming protein RhoA-like, which yields MAAIRKKLVIVGDGACGKTCLLIVFSKDQFPEVYVPTVFENYVADIEVDGKQVELALWDTAGQEDYDRLRPLSYPDTDVILMCFSIDSPDSLENIPEKWTPEVKHFCPNVPIILVGNKKDLRHDEHTRRELFKMKQEPVKPEEGRDMANRICAFGYMECSAKTKDGVREVFEMATRAALQARKGKKNNKCLLL from the exons ATGGCGGCGATCCGTAAGAAGCTGGTGATCGTTGGAGACGGTGCGTGTGGGAAGACCTGTCTGCTCATCGTCTTCAGTAAAGACCAGTTCCCCGAGGTCTACGTGCCCACCGTCTTCGAGAACTACGTGGCCGACATCGAGGTGGACGGCAAGCAG GTGGAGCTAGCGCTGTGGGACACGGCGGGTCAGGAGGACTACGACCGTCTGCGACCGCTCTCGTACCCAGACACCGACGTCATCCTCATGTGCTTCTCCATCGACAGCCCCGACAGCCTGG AGAACATTCCTGAGAAATGGACTCCGGAGGTCAAGCATTTCTGCCCCAACGTTCCCATAATTCTGGTGGGCAACAAGAAGGACCTGCGCCACGACGAACACACGCGCCGCGAGCTCTTCAAGATGAAGCAG GAGCCCGTCAAACCGGAGGAGGGCCGAGACATGGCCAACCGCATCTGTGCCTTCGGATACATGGAGTGCTCCGCCAAAACCAAGGACGGTGTGCGGGAGGTGTTCGAGATGGCCACCAGGGCGGCGCTGCAGGCCCGCAAGGGCAAGAAGAACAACAAGTGCCTGCTGCTGTAA
- the LOC113097727 gene encoding transmembrane protein 43-like, translated as MTETFSGEQHTRVHADRSPGFLERLSASTGGVIAGVCLFALSFYVLFTNEGRAVRTASALDEGLKQVVSLHTDVTLDPQNDGRLVHLSGPLRTAQPLYDPNYSVTVQAVKLKRQVEMYQWVEYSESRDYEENGEKKTETTYTYNTEWRSEVISSRHFDKEVGHMNPSAMAVESVTVVAPDVWVGNLFLSEGLVEQINDFHTLSLQGLPVPVMNNFLTVYDDYFYHTTNPRRPEVGDVRIRFTYAGLSGDGVYPGPAHKVSVVAMQRGDQLKPFKTRSGDVLEILYMGDLSAEEVFDREHQLNNMKTWALRLGGWVLMFLGVSLSTRILYTLVDWVPVLRELVSAGLKIFALCVSCSLSLLTIAAGWIFYRPLLGGMIMLLALLPLLLAHVRAPSKKTND; from the exons ATGACTGAAACA TTCTCAGGTGAGCAGCACACGCGCGTCCACGCGGACCGGTCCCCCGGGTTCCTGGAGCGTCTGAGCGCGAGCACCGGCGGCGTGATCGCGGGAGTCTGTCTGTTCGCGCTGTCGTTCTACGTGCTCTTCACGAATGAG GGGCGCGCTGTGCGCACGGCCTCGGCTCTGGATGAGGGTCTCAAACAGGTCGTGTCTCTTCATACGGATGTGACGTTGGACCCCCAGAATGACGGGCGTCTGGTTCACCTGTCCGGGCCGCTGCGGACCGCGCAG CCGCTGTACGACCCGAACTACAGTGTGACGGTGCAGGCAGTGAAGCTGAAGAGACAGGTGGAGATGTACCAGTGGGTGGAGTACAGCGAGAGCAG GGACTATGAGGAGAACGGAGAGAAGAAGACTGaaaccacatacacataca ACACTGaatggaggtcagaggtcatcagCAGCAGGCACTTTGATAAGGAGGTCGGCCACATGAACCCCAG CGCGATGGCGGTGGAGAGCGTGACGGTCGTGGCTCCAGACGTCTGGGTCGGGAACCTCTTCCTGTCTGAAG GGCTGGTGGAGCAGATCAATGACTTCCACACACTGAGTCTTCAAGGACTTCCTGTTCCTGTGATGAACAACTTCCTGACGGTGTACGACGATTACTTTTACCACACGACAAACCCTCGACGTCCAGAg GTCGGAGACGTGCGCATTCGTTTCACTTACGCTGGTCTGAGTGGTGATGGAGTCTATCCTGGCCCCGCCCACAAG GTGAGTGTGGTGGCGATGCAGCGGGGCGATCAGCTCAAGCCCTTCAAGACGCGATCCGGAGACGTGCTGGAGATCCTCTACATGGGCGATCTATCAGCAGAG GAGGTGTTCGACAGAGAACATCAGCTGAACAACATGAAGACCTGGGCACTGAGGCTTGGAGGCTGGGTGCTCATGTTTCTGGGCGTCAGTCTGAGCACACGGATCTTATACACACTGG TGGACTGGGTTCCTGTACTGAGGGAGCTGGTGTCAGCGGGGCTGAAGATCTTCGCGCTCTGCGTCTCGTGTTCGCTGTCTCTTCTCACCATCGCCGCAGGATGGATCTTCTATCGCCCACTGCTGGGCGGGATGATCATGTTGCTCGCACTCCTGCCACTTCTCCTCGCACACGTCAGAGCCCCGTCCAAGAAAACCAATGACTAG